Within the Acinetobacter radioresistens DSM 6976 = NBRC 102413 = CIP 103788 genome, the region GTGCAGCTGGAACATTAAGCAAGGGATGTAATTCAGCATCGTCAGTGCCTTGAACACAATGTGCCGGCCACAGTACTTGTGTCCCGTAAGCTAGCTCAATACTGTCATAAGGCTTTTTATTTATATGGTTTTTTGCAAATGAAACATGATTTTCCGGATGCCAGTCCTGAGTCAGAATAATATTTTTAAACTTTTGAGCCAGCCGGTTAATTAGCGGAATAATCTGGTCCGCCCCATTGACTGCCAGATTGCCACCGGGACAAAAACCATTTTGCACATCGACAATAATCAAAGCACTGTTTTGCGGAAGCATGCGGTAGCTCCTCTAAGCTGTATCTAAAAATCAAAATAGTGTAGCGTGGTTTCAGTACAGTTTAACCAGACAAATTAAATTTCTGTGGTTTTCTCGTCACACCAATAAAAAAGCCCGACAGATGCAGGCTTTTAAGTGATCAGATTCAGGTCTGTGCAGGCAAGCGACGTACTAACAACAACATGAGTATTGCTGAAATAATAATACAGGGAATAGCTGCAGAAATGACTCCAACAGCACCAAAACCGGCAGATAGCAACTGACCTGCAATTGCTGGCCCAAGCATAGCTCCAACCCGTCCTACAGCAGATGCCATACCTACTCCACTAGCCCGGATATTAGTCGGATAAACAATACTGCCAAACGCATACAGTACCCCTTGGCAACCAATGACAAAAGCACCAGTTAAAGCAGCTGCCCAGTACATCTGCTGCAAGGAACCCGCTGCACTTAAACTAAACAGCCCGGCAGCAATACCGCCATACATGAGGAGTATGACATAGGCCTTTTTCCAGCGATCTGTCAAAATACCCAGAATAATTGTACCAACGGTAGCTGCGACCATGAAGAAGAACTGTGCAGTGCTGCCTTCTTTACGCGAGAAACCGAGTTCCATAAACAGGGACGGTAACCAGCTTAACATGATATACACCACCATCAGGGTCAAAAAATAACTGCCCCATACCAGCAAAGTCCGTAATAAATTTTCTTGGTTGAACAGTGGTTTAAATGAACTTGGTGTTTCGATTCGGGGTTGTAATTGTCGGGATTGCAAAAATTCATGTGATTCTGGCAAAAATTTAACCATGATCGGAATAACAATAATCGGTAGCAATCCACCCAGGTAGAAAATATTTTTCCAGTCAGCCCCAAACTCCAGACTGGCGATATAGGATAGTGCGGCAGCGCCGACCGGCATACCGCAGTACATTAAACCTACAGCACGGCCACGCTGGGCAGGGCTCACGGCTTCTGAAGCCAGAGTAATCAGATTCGGCATAGCCGCGCCTAGCCCTGCACCTGCCAGCAACCGTACCACTAGCAGGCTATAGAAACTGTTGACCCATACCGTGCACAAAGTAAATACCGCAAAGGTTGCAACTGACCAGATCAGAACTTTTTTACGGCCAATCCGGTCTGCATAACGTCCCCCGATTAATGCGCCCGGTAACAGCCCCAGAATACCAGCACTAAAAAATATGCCTAACTGTGAGCTATCTAGCCCAAAATGTTCACGGATACCGGCAGCTGCAATTCCCGCAGCCTGAATATCTAGCCCTTCAATGACAGCAATTAAAAAACAGATAACCACCGTAATAATGGAATGCTTTTTATTTGATCCACCCATCTAGCGTATCCTTAAAGTAGAGGTGATGACTTAGCCTCACATCATCCAGAAGGCCAACATTTAATATAACTATCCATAAGTTCTAGAAATTTCTGTTTTTTTATTAATTACTGGACTTTTCTTCTAATATAAAAATACTGAGATAGTGATAAAAACAATAACTGGGAAATAATACTGACTAAAAAACTCAACAATAGAGCTGTAAATACTATATTTTTTAGCCTAACTTCTACTAATTTTCTGATAGCTAAAACTAATAACTTATTATTTTTTGAGTAATTTTAGCACATCAGGTTTTAAAATTTTTTTATTATATTCCTCTATAAGCTCATCACAATTAGCTCTTAATCAGGTGAATTTTATTTTTATGGCTCTTCAGACTATTAATTTTAATATTTGATGATTTACCTGGTCATTTCACTGTCCTGAACTACAGGTTTTTTAAATTAAAATAACTTGGTTCAATTCATTATCAGACTGGAAATTAAAATTTTTTGGTCGCCTGAATATGTTTCATCAAAGTTTTTCACCGCTTTGGCGAAAGTATATTGTTCTTCACCAGATGTTCAGTCATAATTTGCATAAGCATTATGCAATGGGCTACGCCTGTTCATATTTTGCTTACACTCAAAATACTGCAACCATCCAGACACTTAATTCTTAAACTATCCGGATGGACAACAAGGATATTTTTTTAAAATGACTCAGCAAGCACAGACCATTCAAGGCTCAATTGTCGCCATTGTCACCCCAATGTTTGAAGATGGTAGCGTAGATTGGAAGGGTCTTGAGAAGCTGGTTGAGTGGCACATAGAACAAGGCACTAACAGCATTGTTGCTGTTGGCACAACAGGTGAAGCATCGACTTTAAGTATGGCTGAACATACACAGGTGATCAAAGAAATCATTCGTGTGGCCAACAAACGTATTCCTATTATTGCCGGCACTGGTGCGAACTCAACACGCGAAGCCATCGAACTGACTAAAGAAGCCAAGGAACTGGGTGCAGATGCTGCCCTGCTGGTGACTCCTTATTATAATAAACCGACACAAGAAGGTCTTTATCAACATTATAAAGCGATTGCTGAAGCTGTCGATTTACCACAGATTTTGTATAATGTACCAGGTCGTACTGGTGTAGACATGCAGAATGAAACTGTAATCCGTCTGGCTGATCTTCCACAGATTGTTGGTATTAAAGATGCTACCGGCGATATTATGCGGGGCTGCAAACTGATCGAAGGGCTGAAAAACAAGATTTCAGTATATTCGGGTGATGATGCTACAGCATGCGAGCTGATTCATGGCGGGGCTCAGGGGAATATTTCTGTAACTGCCAATATTGCACCTAAGATCATGAGCGAAATCTGTGCAGCTGCAATCAAGGGAGATAAGACTTTAGCTCTTGAACTTAACAATAAAGTATCAAATTTACATAACATTCTATTTTGTGAATCGAATCCAATTCCTGTGAAATGGGCTCTTCATGAAATGGGTCTGATTGGCACTGGTATTCGCTTGCCGCTGACCCCACTTGCAGAACAGTATCGCACCCCACTGCGTGATGCCCTCAAAGCAGCGGGTATACTTGAATAAGAGCACAAAGATTATGCAGTTACGTATTGGTTTAGCCCTGACCCTTTCAGCCTTAAGTCTGGCTGGTTGCAGTTCCATGAGCATCAATAATGGTTCTCTTGACTATAAAAATACAACCACACTAGAACCACTTAAATATCCTGAAGGTTCTCTGGTACGACCAGCTACGCCGCTGTATCCGGCACCTACAGTTGAACAGCTCGCCATTGATAATGCGCCTAAACTTGAAAATAAGCGGGGCAACCGTTTTGCCCTGCCTCGTCCAGAATCAGCTCAGCAAGGTACAAATCAGTCTGCTACAGCTCAGAATGTGACTGAAACTGGGCGTCCTCAAGTAGTGATGGATGGTAACCGCAATCCGTTACTTAAAATTGAGGGTAACTCGGCAACGATCTGGCAATATACTCTTGCCACGCTGAGCAGCCTTAACTATAGCGTGGTTGGCCAGAGTAAAAATGGTCATGAAGCCACTATTAAAGCTGATAACCGGACATATGTTTTAAGACTAACCTCCGTAGGTGCAAGTCATACACTTGCTGTGTTTAATGCCGATAATAGTTTTGCAGATCCACAGCAGGCTGCAGAGCTGTTAGCTCAGATTTACCAAAATTGGCCAGCCTAGTCGTACTAGGCATTTTTTTTGTAAAAAGGTTCCTCCATGTTAAAACAAACCTTGCTTTATACGGGTAAAGCGAAATCTGTATATGAAACAGATTCTGCCGACCATCTGATTTTAGTCTTTCGTGATGATGCCTCTGCGTTCAATGGCGAAAAAATCGAACAACTAGATCGTAAGGGCAAGGTGAATAACCGTTTTAACGCCTTTATCATGGAAAAACTTGCTGCTGCCGGGATCGAAACTCATTTCGAGAAGCTGCTTTCACCTACAGAAGTTCTGGTCAAGAAACTGAAAATGATTCCGGTAGAATGTGTGATCCGTAATTATGCTGCAGGTTCATTATGTCGTCGTCTAGGTATCGAAGAAGGTAAGGAACTTAATCCACCTACTTTTGAACTGTTCTTTAAAGATGATGGTTTAGGTGATCCAATGGTAAACGAGTCTCAGGCAATTGCCTTGGGCTGGGCTACTGCGGAGCAGCTGGAACAGATGAAGGTTCTTACCTATAAAGTAAATGAAGTTCTAAAAGACCTGTTTGCTCAGGGCAATATGCTTCTGGTAGATTTCAAGCTTGAATTTGGTGTGTTTCATGACCGTATAGTACTTGGTGACGAGTTCTCTCCAGATGGCTGCCGTCTATGGGATAAGGATACCAAGAAAAAACTCGACAAAGACCGTTTCCGTCAGGGATTAGGAGGTGTTGTTGAGGCCTATGAAGAAGTAGCTGCACGTTTAGGTATTGATCTGTCCGACATCTGAAAATAGCAGTAAATCAAAAAACCGGACATAGAGTCCGGTTTTTTATTTTAATAGTATTATGTTTGGACACTTCAATCATGGATTTATTATTCAGATAAGTATAATTTTTTACCCAGCAATTTAACGGCCCTGATAACACTGTTTTAATTTTTGATAATCATAATAAAAACTTGTGGGTTGGTAACGTGCATAATTGCAAGCTGGTTTAAATAAAGTTTCTTTTTCGTTATAAAGCATTTTTACTAGCGTATGACCTTGAGGATTTTGATAAATATCCCACTGTATGTTGGCGGCCATAGGTGAAACTGTTTCGCCCCGCCATGTGCTGGTAGCATAACTATAAGTCTGATGCAGGGCTAAAGGTTGCATCATACTATGCAGATCAAGACTGGTCGCAAGCGGAATAATAATTTCTGCATGGGCAAAACGTAAAACAGCTTTATAAGGTTGTGTTTTCTCGATAACCTGATCAGCTTGTTGAAATAAATCCTGTTTTAGGCCATATGCTATTTTACTTGTTACCTGATTTGATTCTAAAAAGCTTGGTCCTTTTTCATAAAAGTCATGAGCATCATTAAATTCAGCGTAAAACCTGGCAGCATTTAAAGGCATGTATTTAGCAAAGTCTGTTCCTCGTAATTCACTTTGCATTCCACCTGAAATCGAATAAAGCTCATACAGATAAGCTGCAGCATCTACCGTGCTTGCGATTGTATTTTTACCCTTACCCTTTTCTGTAACTTGCTCCCCTGCAGGAGTAGTGACCGTAAATGAGCCTGTATTACTGAAAATATAGTCAGGTAAACCGAGCTTTCGAATAAAATCTGCCTTAAAGATGGGTTCGAGTACAGTTAATGCAACTGCCTCAGCCTGAGTATGGTTAGATAATTCATCAAGTTTCTTGTTCAAGTCATCATTATTTTCTTCAAACTGTTGATAGGTCTGACTCGTCTCATAAATTTCCTGTTGATGAGGGTTAAGTGCTTTAATTAAATCTTCCTCTGCATTTAAGCGGTGAAAATAAAGCTTGAAGCGGTCGACTCCACCTTCTTCAATGGTAGGAGAAATAGTACTGGTCAGACTGGTATAGGAGTCAGGTTCTATTTTATTTTTAAGCTCACTTCGCTGCTGAATTAATTCAGCTGTGAAAAATTTTGCACTATCGACTGCCCGGTCCACTCCAGAACTTTGTATCCAGATTGAAGCATCCTGATTAAACAAGTTTGGTAAACGCTGCAGTAAGCGGTCAGCAATTCCACGATGTTCCAAAATGCCTGTCACAGTTTCATTACCATAACCAAACTGGCGAATACCTTCTACCCCATAGCCTAAAAGTATATTAGCTTGCATCATAGTTTCTAGGTCTTTACCCAGTTGTTCCCCTAAAGGAGTTAAGGCATTTTCTGCTTTCGCCTGTTTCCATAAATGATATAAGGCCAGATCATACTTAAGGCTTGATAACCCTCTTGATCCATGACGTGCAACCATCTCTGTAAAGACAGGCTGAAAGCCTGAAGGAACTGGCTCGTAACTTTTTATATCCTGTTGTGGCTGATAAGGGGTTTTAGTTTGATAATATTTTGACTCAGTATGATTTGAAGGTGGTATGACTAAATTTTTACTGGTTTCATCGTTACAGGCAACTATAAATAAATTTAAAGCTAATATGCTGATTTTAAATATTTTATTCATATAATTTAAATAATAGATAAGGAAATGCTGGGTATAATAATTTAATGTTATGTCAATTTTATTACTAATTTTAAAAGAGGATCTCTGCTAGAATATTCTATTAATTGTTTTATAATTGGGTGAATAGTATTGATTAAATAGTTTCCATTAAAATAAGAAGTTAATTTTTAAAATAGAAATTTAATATTTAACTGTAAAGCAGCAGTAGGAAATTTATAAAAAATAATAGAAAAGCTATAAGCTAATATTTATAGAGTGGCTTTTAAATATTAAGAAAAAGGTAAAAATAGTGTTTTATAAAAATAAAAATGGAGCCAAGACTCCATTTTTATATAAAATTTAAAATATTAGGCTTACTTAGCGAACAACTTTTGCATGAGGGTCATGGTGCACTGTTTTACCCAGTTTAGTACCCGTATAAATTAGATAAAGTGCAGACAAACCAACCAATACATAAATAATTCGGGATAGAGCACTCATTTCACCAAAAATTGCAGCAACTAGATCAAAATTAAATGCACCAACCAGGCCCCAGTTAATTCCACCAATAATTGTTAAAGCATATGCAATCCAGTCGATTGTATTAAGTCTCATAGGTTACTCTCCAGCCATCTATTTGATATATTAATTATGAGAATTTAATTAAATTTAATATGTTGTTTTGATGCTAAAAAGCTGTTTTCTATGTTGAGCTAGTGTCATTTTATAGAGTTTAAATTTTAACTAGGTTACTTTTATTTGTACAATTAGTGTTCAATGTAAACTTATAAAAATTGAGTTTTTTAGCTATAAAAGAAATACTATTAAATATTTTATATAATTTAAATTCCTTATATAGAGTGCCTAAAGATTAAAAATTTTGGAATTTTCTATTTAAAAAATTTATCTCTAGCCAATTACTAACTTATGATCTTAAAATTAAGAGAATAAATAACTTTAAAATATTTAATGAAATTTTTTATTTTTTATATAACCCATTAAGTAAATATAAATAAATATACCAAAAATAAAAAAGGCTTATCGGAAGACTCAACTTTTCAAAATAATATCTAGAAAAATAGGCTGAATATCATTAACAGACTTTTTAAATCCTAAAAACAAGGGCCCGGGTACGGCCCTTGATTTACTGTTGCTGTTGTTGCTGCCAGCGGCGCTGTTGTAGCTTCTCACCTTCCACTTCCCGCTTATTACGTGCCGACTCATACAATTGAGTACCTTTTAGCTCAGGGGGCAAGTACTCCTGTAATACAAAATGCTCCGGATAATCGTGCGGATATAGATAATTCACTCCATAACCTTGATCTTTCATCATTTTGGTAGGCGCATTTCTTAAATGTAGGGGAACAGGCAGGTTGGCAGTTTTCTCGGCCAAGGCCAAGGCCTTATTAATTGCCAGATAAGTACTATTACTTTTCGCACTGGTAGCCAGATATACTGCTGTCTGACCTAAAATAATCCGTGCTTCAGGCATACCCACTGCCTGAACTGAACGGAAGCATTCTCCAGCCAGTAAAAGTGCATTCGGATTAGAATTGCCAATATCTTCTGATGCTGCAATCAGCATACGGCGTGCAATAAATACCGGATCTTCTCCACCTTTAAGCATCCGGGCCATCCAGTACAAAGTTGCATCCGGATCACTTCCCCGAATTGACTTAATAAATGCTGATACTAAATCATAATGCTGTTCACCGGATTTGTCGTAACGTGCGATATTCTGCTGTGCAACCTTAACCACGATGGCATTATTAATTATATTTTCAAGGCCGGGTTCAAAGGTACTGGCAATCAGATCAAGTAGATTGAGTGCCTTGCGAGCATCTCCAGCAGCAAACTGGATGAGTGCATCATATTCTTCAATCTGGATATGCCGTTCTTTTAAAAATTCATCTGTTTGAAGTGCTTTATCAAGCAAGGTTTGAATAGATTCGCTATCAAGAATATTTAAGGTATAAACCTGGCAGCGTGACAAAAGCGCACCATTTACCTCAAAAGACGGGTTCTCAGTTGTCGCTCCGATTAAGGTGATTTTACCTTTCTCTACCGCATTTAATAGCGCATCCTGCTGAGACTTGTTAAAGCGATGAATTTCGTCAATGAAAACTACAGGTGTCAGCAGATCGCCACTTTCAGCAATAATT harbors:
- a CDS encoding DUF378 domain-containing protein, with translation MRLNTIDWIAYALTIIGGINWGLVGAFNFDLVAAIFGEMSALSRIIYVLVGLSALYLIYTGTKLGKTVHHDPHAKVVR
- the purC gene encoding phosphoribosylaminoimidazolesuccinocarboxamide synthase, with protein sequence MLKQTLLYTGKAKSVYETDSADHLILVFRDDASAFNGEKIEQLDRKGKVNNRFNAFIMEKLAAAGIETHFEKLLSPTEVLVKKLKMIPVECVIRNYAAGSLCRRLGIEEGKELNPPTFELFFKDDGLGDPMVNESQAIALGWATAEQLEQMKVLTYKVNEVLKDLFAQGNMLLVDFKLEFGVFHDRIVLGDEFSPDGCRLWDKDTKKKLDKDRFRQGLGGVVEAYEEVAARLGIDLSDI
- the dapA gene encoding 4-hydroxy-tetrahydrodipicolinate synthase, coding for MTQQAQTIQGSIVAIVTPMFEDGSVDWKGLEKLVEWHIEQGTNSIVAVGTTGEASTLSMAEHTQVIKEIIRVANKRIPIIAGTGANSTREAIELTKEAKELGADAALLVTPYYNKPTQEGLYQHYKAIAEAVDLPQILYNVPGRTGVDMQNETVIRLADLPQIVGIKDATGDIMRGCKLIEGLKNKISVYSGDDATACELIHGGAQGNISVTANIAPKIMSEICAAAIKGDKTLALELNNKVSNLHNILFCESNPIPVKWALHEMGLIGTGIRLPLTPLAEQYRTPLRDALKAAGILE
- the mhpT gene encoding 3-(3-hydroxy-phenyl)propionate transporter MhpT, which encodes MGGSNKKHSIITVVICFLIAVIEGLDIQAAGIAAAGIREHFGLDSSQLGIFFSAGILGLLPGALIGGRYADRIGRKKVLIWSVATFAVFTLCTVWVNSFYSLLVVRLLAGAGLGAAMPNLITLASEAVSPAQRGRAVGLMYCGMPVGAAALSYIASLEFGADWKNIFYLGGLLPIIVIPIMVKFLPESHEFLQSRQLQPRIETPSSFKPLFNQENLLRTLLVWGSYFLTLMVVYIMLSWLPSLFMELGFSRKEGSTAQFFFMVAATVGTIILGILTDRWKKAYVILLMYGGIAAGLFSLSAAGSLQQMYWAAALTGAFVIGCQGVLYAFGSIVYPTNIRASGVGMASAVGRVGAMLGPAIAGQLLSAGFGAVGVISAAIPCIIISAILMLLLVRRLPAQT
- a CDS encoding replication-associated recombination protein A: MSDTQIPLPERLRPRDLSEIIGQDHLLGEQAPLRQMIDQGHLPSIIFWGPPGVGKTTIALLLAQAVDRPFISLSALNTGVKELREIIAESGDLLTPVVFIDEIHRFNKSQQDALLNAVEKGKITLIGATTENPSFEVNGALLSRCQVYTLNILDSESIQTLLDKALQTDEFLKERHIQIEEYDALIQFAAGDARKALNLLDLIASTFEPGLENIINNAIVVKVAQQNIARYDKSGEQHYDLVSAFIKSIRGSDPDATLYWMARMLKGGEDPVFIARRMLIAASEDIGNSNPNALLLAGECFRSVQAVGMPEARIILGQTAVYLATSAKSNSTYLAINKALALAEKTANLPVPLHLRNAPTKMMKDQGYGVNYLYPHDYPEHFVLQEYLPPELKGTQLYESARNKREVEGEKLQQRRWQQQQQQ
- a CDS encoding histidine-type phosphatase, translating into MNKIFKISILALNLFIVACNDETSKNLVIPPSNHTESKYYQTKTPYQPQQDIKSYEPVPSGFQPVFTEMVARHGSRGLSSLKYDLALYHLWKQAKAENALTPLGEQLGKDLETMMQANILLGYGVEGIRQFGYGNETVTGILEHRGIADRLLQRLPNLFNQDASIWIQSSGVDRAVDSAKFFTAELIQQRSELKNKIEPDSYTSLTSTISPTIEEGGVDRFKLYFHRLNAEEDLIKALNPHQQEIYETSQTYQQFEENNDDLNKKLDELSNHTQAEAVALTVLEPIFKADFIRKLGLPDYIFSNTGSFTVTTPAGEQVTEKGKGKNTIASTVDAAAYLYELYSISGGMQSELRGTDFAKYMPLNAARFYAEFNDAHDFYEKGPSFLESNQVTSKIAYGLKQDLFQQADQVIEKTQPYKAVLRFAHAEIIIPLATSLDLHSMMQPLALHQTYSYATSTWRGETVSPMAANIQWDIYQNPQGHTLVKMLYNEKETLFKPACNYARYQPTSFYYDYQKLKQCYQGR